The Pantoea sp. At-9b genome includes a window with the following:
- a CDS encoding haloacid dehalogenase type II has translation MALFKPKYITFDCYGTLINFDMAGAAERCFSARVAPEAMLAFTTDFARYRMDEVLGAWQPYYDVVSNALQRTCKKWGVQWDKADSDFIYTDCATWGPHPDVPAGLAKVAQEFPLVLLSNSMKDLLPHHIPRLGAPIHMAITAEEVGAYKPQMKGFEYMLEKLDCRPDEILHVSSSLRYDLMTCYDMGITNKVWVNRGHDFGNPAYGYTEIKDIGGLPAVVGL, from the coding sequence ATGGCACTGTTTAAACCGAAATACATCACCTTTGATTGCTACGGCACCCTGATCAACTTCGATATGGCCGGTGCGGCTGAGCGTTGCTTCAGTGCGCGTGTTGCGCCGGAAGCGATGTTGGCTTTTACCACCGATTTCGCCCGTTACCGCATGGATGAAGTGCTGGGCGCGTGGCAGCCGTATTACGACGTGGTGAGCAACGCCCTGCAACGTACCTGCAAAAAATGGGGCGTGCAGTGGGACAAGGCCGACAGTGACTTTATCTATACCGACTGCGCCACCTGGGGGCCGCATCCTGATGTCCCGGCCGGTCTGGCAAAAGTGGCACAAGAGTTCCCGCTGGTGCTGCTCTCTAACTCAATGAAAGACCTGCTGCCACACCATATTCCGCGTCTTGGTGCGCCGATTCATATGGCGATCACCGCAGAAGAGGTCGGTGCCTACAAGCCGCAGATGAAGGGCTTCGAATACATGCTGGAGAAACTCGATTGCCGTCCGGACGAGATCCTGCACGTCTCCTCCAGCCTGCGTTATGACCTGATGACCTGCTACGACATGGGCATCACCAACAAAGTATGGGTCAACCGTGGACACGATTTTGGCAACCCGGCTTACGGCTACACCGAGATCAAAGATATCGGCGGACTGCCCGCTGTGGTTGGACTCTAA
- a CDS encoding aldehyde dehydrogenase: MLSFDPEKVSLPAGHYIDGQHQHTQGAPFAVKRPSDGKVYATLSEATAEDVDRAVTVAHRALTASGWRSCPPRERGKVLRRWADLIEGDLLLAQLEALGSTRPISDVVQHEIPFTAEAIRFYAECADKYSGDLFPTKESSLGMLISEPYGVIGAITPWNFPLSMASWKCGPALAAGNAVVLKPSELTPFSTVRMAELAVQAGLPAGILNIVQGSGAVTGSALVTHPLVRKVSFTGSTVTGARIMSDAAQHGMKPVTLELGGKSPQLVFDDAGDIEVLAQRILRGFTANGGQACVAGTRLIVQRAIAQPLLERLVALCQQPRPGVTWQDDSRYAPLIDDRQGKKVASVIAAAKAEGAEVLVGGERFADTDEGWFWQPTLLCGVAADNPAVQQEIFGPVLTVQEFDDEEEGLQLAAHETYGLCAGVHTLSLPRAMRAMRAIESGTVWINRYGRSGDFIIPTGGFLGSGIGKDLGRQAFQACQRQKSVLIDF; this comes from the coding sequence ATGTTAAGTTTCGACCCTGAAAAAGTTTCATTGCCCGCCGGACATTATATTGATGGCCAGCATCAACACACCCAGGGCGCGCCTTTTGCCGTTAAGCGCCCATCGGATGGCAAAGTCTACGCCACGCTGAGCGAGGCCACGGCAGAGGACGTGGATCGGGCGGTGACGGTTGCCCATCGCGCACTGACCGCCAGTGGCTGGCGTAGCTGCCCACCGCGTGAACGCGGCAAGGTATTGCGCCGCTGGGCCGACCTGATCGAAGGCGACCTGCTGCTGGCGCAACTGGAAGCACTGGGTTCCACCCGTCCGATCAGCGACGTGGTGCAGCACGAAATTCCGTTCACCGCTGAAGCTATTCGTTTCTATGCCGAGTGCGCCGACAAATACAGCGGTGACCTGTTCCCGACCAAAGAGAGCAGCCTCGGCATGCTGATCTCTGAACCCTATGGCGTGATCGGTGCGATCACGCCGTGGAATTTCCCACTGTCGATGGCGTCATGGAAATGCGGACCGGCGCTGGCGGCAGGTAATGCCGTGGTGCTGAAACCTTCTGAACTGACGCCATTTTCCACCGTGCGTATGGCTGAACTGGCCGTGCAGGCAGGGTTACCGGCCGGCATCCTCAATATTGTGCAGGGCAGCGGGGCGGTAACCGGCAGTGCGCTGGTCACGCATCCGCTGGTACGCAAAGTCTCCTTTACCGGTTCCACCGTCACTGGCGCACGCATCATGAGCGACGCGGCGCAGCATGGCATGAAGCCTGTCACCCTCGAATTAGGTGGTAAAAGCCCGCAACTGGTGTTCGACGATGCGGGCGATATCGAGGTACTGGCGCAACGTATTTTGCGTGGCTTCACCGCCAACGGCGGCCAGGCCTGTGTGGCCGGTACGCGCCTGATTGTGCAACGCGCTATTGCCCAGCCGCTGCTGGAGCGCCTGGTGGCGCTGTGCCAGCAACCACGTCCGGGCGTGACCTGGCAGGATGACAGTCGCTATGCGCCACTGATTGACGATCGTCAGGGGAAAAAAGTGGCCTCAGTGATTGCCGCAGCCAAAGCCGAAGGGGCTGAAGTGCTGGTGGGCGGTGAACGTTTTGCTGACACCGATGAAGGCTGGTTCTGGCAGCCCACCTTGTTATGCGGCGTGGCAGCGGACAACCCGGCAGTACAGCAGGAAATTTTTGGCCCGGTTCTGACCGTGCAGGAATTCGATGACGAAGAGGAAGGGCTACAGCTGGCGGCGCATGAAACCTACGGCCTGTGCGCCGGGGTGCATACCCTGAGCCTGCCACGCGCCATGCGGGCGATGCGGGCGATTGAATCCGGCACCGTGTGGATCAACCGCTATGGCCGTTCCGGCGATTTTATTATCCCAACCGGTGGCTTCCTTGGCTCCGGCATTGGCAAAGATCTGGGGCGTCAGGCATTTCAGGCCTGCCAGCGTCAGAAAAGCGTATTAATCGATTTTTAA